The genomic segment CGCGCCCGGTCAGCGAGGTCAACCCGGCCTTGCGGGCATAGGCATAGTTGCCCATCTGGGACATCACGCCGCCGGTCTGGCCGAGGAAGGTGCCCGTGCCGCTGGCCGCGCTGCTCAGGATGCCGCGTGTCCCCTGGGCGATGTTCGGAATAAATGTTCCCAGATTGAGGAGGCGCAAACCGCGGCCGAGACGGCTGTCCGTCGCCGGCACCTTCCAGGCGTCGACCGCCATGCTGAGGCCGCGAAGCCCGGACGCGGCAGCGCCGATACCGCTCCAGACCGGATTGTCCGGGATCAGCATCAAAAGAGTGGTTCCCGTCAGAACCGGCGCGTCGATCGTCAGGCGGGGAGACATCCACCGGCCGGCCCTCAGGGAGAAGGACTGGAAGGTCGACAGTTTCGACGTCTGGATCGGCCTCAGCGCCGCCTTCTGGGCCACGCTGAACCCGCTGAGCTCCCACGCCGTGTGCCGCGCCATCTGGTCCGGCGTGAACTTGCGCACCTGGTCGGGCGTGAGCGCCTTGAGCTGGCGCCGGGTGAAGGCGGCCACCTGGTCGGGGGTGAGATAGGTGAGCCGTCCCGGCGGAATGGCCGGCATGTTCGCCGGCCTGATCGCCTGGAGCTGGGCCTCGCCCAGCCCGCGCATCTGTGAGGGTCTCAGCGCGGCGGTCTGGTCGTAGGTCAGGTTGGCGAACAGGATTTCCGGGATCGTTGCCATCGTATCCCGCTTCACCTGAGCGAGATGGGAGGGCTTGATCGCCCGCCATTCCGCAACGCTCATCGTGGCGAAATCGTCGCCCGTCAGCGCGCGCACCTCGCTGCCGCTGAAGGTCCGCACGGGGCCTGCGGTGTTGCGCGCATTGGACGTCGCCCGCCAGCCGAGATAGCCCATGCCCGTGCCGTAGACGCCGGTGGCGAAGCTCATGACGGTATTCAGCCGGTCGAAGCCCGACATATCCTCCCAGTGGACGGCGAGGTCCCATCCGGTCTTGCCCACCAGCGGCGCGCCGATCCCCATGGCCGTCACGTCGAGCCCCCGCGCGGTCGCGAGGAACCCGTTATCGGTGGCCAGCGCCTGGTTGATCCGGGGCGCGAAGGATGTGGCCTGAAGCTGGAAGCGGCCAATCGAGGCATCGCTCCAGCGCAGCGCGCCGATGCTGCCGCGCGCCGCCTGCATCGCGGTCAGTCCGCCCGTGCGCGCGAGCCCGACGAAGCGTGTCGCGCTGGCCGCCATCGGCAGGACGGCGGTCGCCACGGTCGCCATCTCCCACGCCCCCTCCTCGCTGAGGATGGAGCGGCCATGGCTGTTCATGTCGGACAGCCGCTGGACCGGGCGGACCGCGCCGACATAGGTCCCCGACCCCACGGCGATCGGCACCGCGACCGGCGCGAGCGGCGTGAATGAGGCAATCGTCGCGACCGTCGCCACACCGGTCATGACCGGGTCCACATAGCGCTCCTGGAACGTCTTGACGTGCGCCTGATGGGAATTGAAGGCGATATCGCCATCCCCGTTGCGGGTCATGGTGAGATCGTCGGGAAGGTAGATGGTGCCGCTCTCGGCGAGATAGTTGTGGTTCTGGTAGTCTTCCAGGCTGGTGTAGCGGCTGCCCGTGTCGTCGACCAGATACTCCGTGCCATCCTCGCCCTGCACGCGGAACAGCGCGGAATCCTGCCGGCCGACCTCGGAGTCCACATAGACGAGCGGTATCGCCGTCACCTCGACCGTATCGCCCTCCGTCGTGCCGGTGACCGAGCGGATCTCCTCCGAGATCGGCGCGATGGCCCCATCCTGGCCGGAGGCCGCACCCAGCGTGCCCGCGATGGCTCCGTCGAGTTCGTTGCCGACGGTGAGGGTGCGCGGGCTGCCAAAGGCCTCGTTGTCTCCATAGGAATTGAAGGTCTGCTGCAGGCGCTCCTCGTTCTCCGTGTAATAGAGCGCCTCGAGCTCCTCCGGATCCTCGCGCGCCTCGACCGGCTGGGAGAGCATGAAATCCACATAATCGAGATGCAGCCCCACCTGGTCGCGCCGGTCGCGCGCGGCGTCGAGCGCCGCATCGGCCGCGGCCACGTCGGGGTGCACCCAGCGCCCGTCCACCTCCACCGGCGCCTCGTCCTCCGGCAGGTCGTCGATATTGTCCGGCGGCTCCGTGGCACCCTCGCCGTGATCCCTGACGGCGGCACGATAATCTTCCTCCAGCCGCGCGATCTCGGTATCGAGCTGATCGATCCGCCGTCCGTCGAGCGCGCTCTCGGCCTGCAGGACGGCGGTCTCCGCGGCGCGATACTCCGGATAGAGCGTCGCCCAGTCCTGCGAGCGCTGGCGCGCCTCGGTCGCGTCGTCCCTGAGAATATCGGGATCCTCCCAGGTGAGCTGGTAGTCCATCTCGCCGTTTTCGTAGTCGTTGACCTGATAGAGCTGACCGTCCCTCACCTCGAACTCGATGCCGCGCAGGTCGCCGTGATAGTCGCCGCCGCCATCGACATAGTCGAGCTCGAAGAGATGCGGCAGGCGCTCGCGCTGGTCCATCGCGGCGCCGCGCTCGATATCGACCCGCTGGCGCTGGAGCTCGGCGAAATCCGCCTTGGCGACCGCGAGATTGCGCTGCGCCGTGGCGATCTCCAGATTGCTCTCCGCAGTCGGCCGCAGCTCTTCCGCCTGGTCGAGCATGGTCTCGGCCGCCTCGTGGGCCTCGCTTCCCTCCTCGGTATGGTCGAGGGTGAGCTGCGCGCTGTCCGTGCGCACGTCGAGAACCGCCAGGTCGGCCTGCGTGGTGTAGACATTGGCCTGGGCGAGGTGGGTGTCGCTCTGTGCCTGCGCGATGGCGAGATCGGCCGTCTCCGCCTCCTCGTCGAAGCGCTCCGCCAGACCGTCATGGGTTTCGGGATCGACGTACTGGGGCTGGCCGTGGGCATCCACGGTCTGCTGCAGCTCCGCGAGCGCGGGCAGGCCGTCGACCCACTGATCCAGCTCGTGGCTGGCCATGGTGCGCCCGTTGGCGGCCTGATTGGCCCCTGTCGCGATCCCCTCGATCGTCTCCAGGCGCTCCTGCGCATCCTCCAGCGTGCCCGTGGCCTCCGGCGGCGTCCATTCGAGCCCGAGCGGGGCCAGCGCCTCGTTGATATTCGCCTGTGCCGACCAGGTGGCCGAGCCGCCATCCTCGCCGAGCTGGTCGACGACGAGCTGCGTCCCGGATTGCGCGGCCTGCCAGTCGGCCGCCTCCGTGCGGGCCCAGGCGGCGTCCGCCCGCGCCCGGGCCAACTGGTATTGCGTGGAGTTCTCGCCGTAGGTCGCGAGCGCATCCGTCGCGTTCTGTTCCAGGGCCTCGGCAATGTCCTCGTTCTGACCGGCCTGTTCCGACCACAGGATCTGGTTGCCGGCGGCCGCCGTCATCTCGGCGTCCTCGCCCGACTGCCCCTCCGCCTCCTCCACGACGGGGCGCACCGCCTCCTCCACGTCGCTGTCGACGGTCAGCGGCGGCGGTTCATCGCTCAACGGAGTGTCCTCAAGCCCCGGCGTCGCGGTGCAGACGGTCGGATCCTCCTGCGTCGGCGGCGGGGCGGTCTTCGCCACGATGGCGCGCTGGCCGCCATCGATGACATAGGGCTTCGCGGCCTCCGGCACATCCGCGGCGAGGTCGGAGGTCTTGTTCTCGCCCGCCGAGACCCGCTGATCGGGATCGTTCTCGAGATCCATCTCCAGGGAGACGGCTTGCTCCGCCGCGTCGCCGACCTCCTCGCGCAGATCGACGACGACCTGGAGCTGCTCGGCGATCTCGCTGTCCGACGCGCCGTCCTCCCGCAGTTGGGCGAGTTCGTTCTCGGCGTCCTGCAGATCGCCCGCCGACTGGTCGAGCCCGGTTTCGGCGATGCCCTGAGAGGCTTGATAATGTTTCCGGTCGGACGGATCGATGACCGGCCCGGTCTCCTGGGGAGGAGGGGTCGTCTCTGTCGGATATTGCGGCGACACAGAACCGCCACCGCCGCCTGCTATCAACATCGCTCAATGCCTCCGGTCGATCCTGATCGATCCTCTTAAAGAGCGTATGACAACAGTATTATTTCTCTAGATCCGAGATTTATTCAAGCATACGAGGTGTTTTATAAAATATACAATCGCGTTTATACACGATACATCATCGCCTGCGACGCACGGCGGTCCGCCCTCCAGCACCTGACAGCCTATGACGACAATTCGGGCTCATGCGCCTTGAGCGCCTCGCGCACCGTCTCCACCTGATAGCAGACATAGTTGCGCGCCAGACGCGCATAGGTCGGACCGTCGCGGTTCTCCAGCGCCTCGAGCATCGCCTGGCGCCCGTCGAGCGCAGCCTGCCAGTGCTCCGGCATACGCTCGACCATCACCTCGAGGCTGCGCATATAGATGTTGTGCACGCGGACCAGCAGCACCTGATACTGATGGCTGAGGGTCGCATTGCGCGATTCCTCCATCACCGCCTCCGCGATGCGCCGGCAGAACTCGACATAGCCCTGCACGTCGGCCGCCCGATGACGGTCGGAAAGCTCATCGACGAGCAGGCGGAGACGGTCCAGGCCCGCACTCTCGATACGCTCGCAGGCCAGCTCTCCGGCATAGCCCTCCAGCGTCGCCATGAGCGGGAAGATCTCGCTGACATCGTCACAGGTGATGCGCACGACGCTTGCCCCGCGATTCGGCGACAGATGGACGAGCTTCTCCGCCGACAGCACCATGAGCGCCTCGCGCAGCGGCGTGCGCGAGACGCCGAAGCGCTCGCAAAGCGCCTGCTCCGGGATGCGCTCGCCCGGCCGAAGCTCGCCCTCGACGATCATGTTGCGCAACAGCGCGGCAAGCTCCTCGTGGAGCGTCTTTCGCAGGATGGTTTCTCTTGCAGACATGGCATGGTTCCTCGACGCACCCGCATTTGCCGTCTTCCCCGGCCGCAGGCGCTGCTGGCTGCTTGTACTGTCCGAAACAGGACCTGGTATGTCGCTTACCCGAGGTCCGGGGGCCGCCTCTCGAACCGCGCCCGGTTCCGGCGGGCTCTGCGGCGGGACGGGGCGGCCATGCGGGCGGCCGTCTTGCGAACTGCCAACTCCATGCGTGGCGTCTCCATCTCCGGCATCGGGCAGCGATTGCTTCAAGGAGCCCCGCGCCTCCGCGCGATCTGCCGATGCACCCCCGATCAGGCTCCAGCCGGCCCGAAGGCCCGGAGCGCACAACGTTACACAACCACACAACCGACTTCGCGGCATCCGGTCACGCATGTCCGACAGGACAGGCCGCCGCTTGAAGCCGCCGAGACGGCACCCTTCGCGGCGAAATCGCGATCCTGTCGCCACTGCGACGGCGCAACGAATGCTCGCAGATGCCGACTTTGCGACCAAACCATGGCGCTTTTTCGACCACATGTGCGAAGGGGCGAAGAGAGTACGCGCCACGGGGCATACGGATAGTCAGCGTACCCCTCTCCCCACGCCGTGCGAATTCGACGAAAGTACGATGCCGGGCCGGGCCGCGGCGCCCGATCGGCCCTCGCGCATTGTTGTTGACACCGTCCGGCGGCTTGGCGACGCTGTCGGTCTCCAAAAGGCCCCGTACGGGCCACCCTCCAGCGAAGCGAAGACAATCATGACAACCAATGGTGCCGACCTTCTGGTCACGACACTGGCAGATCACGGTGTGGACACCTGTTTTGCCAATCCGGGCACGACGGAGATGCATCTGCTCGCCGCAATCGGGCGCGAGGCGCGCATGTCGACGCATCTGTGCGTCTTCGAGGGCGTGGCCACCGGCGCGGCCGACGGATATGCCCGCATGGCCGGAAAGCCCGCCATGACGCTCCTCCATCTCGGCCCCGGCCTCGCCAACGGAATGGCCAACCTACACAATGCCCGCAAGGCCGCGACGCCGGTCGTCAACGTCATCGGCGAGCACGCCACCTATCACCTCAGCCTCAACGCGCCGCTTGCCGCCAATATCGAAGGCATGGCCGCGACCGTCAGCGACCGTGTCGTCACCGCGACCTCGCCCGGAACGGTCGCCGCCGACACCGCGTCGCTCCTGGAGGCGATTTCGGGAGGCACCGCACGGGTCGGCACGATTGTCGTCCCCAACGATGTCGCCTGGGGCGAATGCAACATGAACAAGGCGACGGTCGAGCCCGACCCGCGCCCCACCCATGACGCGGACGCCGTCGCGCCGGCCGCCGCCGCCCTGCGCCAGGGCGAGGGCTCGCTGCTCCTGATCGGCGCGCCGTTCATCACCGCGCGCGCCTCAGCCCTCGCATACGCCATCTCGCAGCATACCGGCTGCATGGTCATGGCCGAGGCGGCGGTGGCGCGCATGCAGCGCGGCGGCGGCACCCCGCCCATCAAGCGGATCCCGTTCCATGTCGACCTCGCCACGGAGGCGCTAAGCGGCGTGAAGCGGGCCGTCCTCGCCGGCTCGCGCGCGCCGGTCGCCTTCTTCGCCTATCCCGGCCGGTCGAGCGAGATCCTGCCCGAGGGCACCGAAACCATCGCGCTGAGCCCCGCCCTGTCGGACCTGGAGGCCGCGCTGGAAGCGCTCGCTGCGGAACTCGGAGCCGAAACGGCCGAATACCGACCCGCCCCGGTCCCGGCCGCCGATCCGGCCGCGGCGATCACGCCGGAAACGCTGGCCGCGACGGTCGCGCGGACCCTGCCGGCCAACGCCATCGTGGCCGACGAATCGATCACCAGCGGCGCGCACCTGTTCCCCTATTGCGGTGAGGGCGTGCCCCATGACTGGCTCAACAATCGCGGCGGCTCCATAGGCTATTCCATGCCCGTCGCCGTCGGCGCGGCGGTCGCCTGCCCGGACCGGGACGTGATGTGCCTCACCGGCGACGGCTCCGCCCTCTATACCCTGCAGAGCCTGTGGACGATGGCGCGCTCGAGGCTCAATGTGACCGCCGTGATCCTGGCGAACCGCACCTACCGGATCCTCGCCAACGAGATGTCCAAGATCGGCGCCGGCGATCCCACCGGGGAGACCATGCCGCTGATGAGCCTCGACGATCCGGCCCCCGACTGGGTGAAGCTCGCGGAGGGCCATGGCGTCCCGGCGGAGCGGGTCGATAACGTGGCGGGGCTGGAGGCCGCCCTGCGCCGCGCCCATGGCGAAGCCGGGCCGCACCTGATCGAGGCCGTCCTGTGACGGCGCGCCGGTCCGGCACACGAAACAGACAAGGAAGGAACACTGTATGACGAGCTATCCGAACACGACGCTTTTCATCGACGGCAGCTGGTGCGAGGCGACCGGAGGCAGGACGCTTCCGGTGATCGACCCGGCCACCGAGGAGACCATCGGCACGGTCGCCCATGCCTCCAGGGAGGACCTCGACCGGGCGCTTGCCGCCGCCGACAAGGGGTTCGCGGTGTGGAGCAACACCGGCGCCTTCGACCGCTACAAGCTGATGCGCAAGGCCGCCGGCCTGCTGCGCGAGCGCGCCGACGCGATCGCCGCCATGATGACCGCCGAGCAGGGCAAGCCGCTCGGCCAGGCGAAGGCGGAAACGCTTGGCGGCGCCGACACCATCGACTGGTTCGCCGAGGAGGCGCGGCGCACCTACGGCCAGGTGATCCCGTCGCGCGCGCCCGGCGTCACCCAGATGACCATCAAGGTGCCGGTCGGCCCCGTCGCCGCCTTCACGCCGTGGAACTTCCCCATCAACCAGGTGGTGCGCAAGCTCTGCGCGGCGCTTGCCACCGGCTGCTCGATCATCGTCAAGGGGCCGGAGGAGACGCCCGCCTCGCCGGCTGAGCTGATCCGCTGCTTCGTCGATGCCGGCATTCCCGACGGCGTCGTCAATCTTGTCTACGGCACCCCGGCGGAGATCTCCGAATATCTGATCCCGCACCCGGTCATCCGCAAGATCTCGTTCACCGGCTCCACGCCCGTCGGCAAGCAACTCGCCGCGCTCGCCGGCCTGCACATGAAGCGCGCCACCATGGAGCTCGGCGGTCATGCCCCGGTTCTGGTGTTCGACGACGCCGATATCGACAAGGCCGTCTCCATGATGGCGACGCACAAATACCGCAATGCCGGACAGGTCTGCGTCTCGCCGACGCGGTTCCTGGTGCAAGAGGCGGTGGCCGACCGCTTCGTCGAGGGTTTCGTGGAGGCCTCGAAAGCGACCAAGGTCGGCAATGGCATGGATGAGGGCGTGGCCATGGGCCCGCTCGCCAATGAGCGCCGGATTCCGACCATGGAGGCGATGATCCAGGACGCGGTGGACCATGGCGCCAAGCTGGAGACGGGCGGCCACCGCATCGGCAACAAGGGCTATTTCTTCGAGCCGACGGTGCTGACCGACGTGCCGACCTCCGCGCGCGTGATGAACGAGGAGCCGTTCGGCCCGCTCGCCGTCATCAACCGCTTCGACGATGCCGAGTCAGCGCTGGAGGAGGCCAACCGCCTGGATTTCGGCCTCGCCGCCTATGCCTTCACCGGTAGCTCCTCGACGGCCCACAAGCTGCGCTCGCGCGTGCAGGCCGGCATGCTGACCATCAACCATCTGGGCCTCGCCCTGCCGGAGGTCCCCTTCGGCGGCATCCGGGATTCGGGCTACGGCACCGAGGGCGGCTCGGACGCCACCGAGGCCTATCTCGACACCCGCCTCGTCACCCAGATGGACTGAGACGGGCCGCAAGACAAAAAGGGCCGCGCCGTCCGACCGGCGCGGCCCCTCTCGGTTCCGCTGTCGCCTTCGCCTGAGGATTACTCCGGCTTCATGACCAGCTCGTCCGTGGTGGCCGACGATTTGGGCCACAGGATCTCCGCCTGCGACGGCGTCTGACCGGTTTCGTCATACTGGATCACGAAGATCGGCACGTCCGGCCATTGCTGGAAGGCCCAGGCGGGCTCGGTCGTCTGCGGGAAGTGGATCTGGCCGCGCGTGCCGTCCCACTTCATCTTGCGGAGCTCGGCCTGGATGGCGTCGCTGTCGGTGCTGCCGGCGGCCTTGATGGCCTCCGCGATCACCATCACGCCGTCATAGCCCTCCATGGCCACCGCGTTCGCCGGACGGTCGAACTTCTCCTGATAGGC from the Kaustia mangrovi genome contains:
- a CDS encoding GntR family transcriptional regulator, which translates into the protein MSARETILRKTLHEELAALLRNMIVEGELRPGERIPEQALCERFGVSRTPLREALMVLSAEKLVHLSPNRGASVVRITCDDVSEIFPLMATLEGYAGELACERIESAGLDRLRLLVDELSDRHRAADVQGYVEFCRRIAEAVMEESRNATLSHQYQVLLVRVHNIYMRSLEVMVERMPEHWQAALDGRQAMLEALENRDGPTYARLARNYVCYQVETVREALKAHEPELSS
- a CDS encoding acetolactate synthase large subunit, whose protein sequence is MTTNGADLLVTTLADHGVDTCFANPGTTEMHLLAAIGREARMSTHLCVFEGVATGAADGYARMAGKPAMTLLHLGPGLANGMANLHNARKAATPVVNVIGEHATYHLSLNAPLAANIEGMAATVSDRVVTATSPGTVAADTASLLEAISGGTARVGTIVVPNDVAWGECNMNKATVEPDPRPTHDADAVAPAAAALRQGEGSLLLIGAPFITARASALAYAISQHTGCMVMAEAAVARMQRGGGTPPIKRIPFHVDLATEALSGVKRAVLAGSRAPVAFFAYPGRSSEILPEGTETIALSPALSDLEAALEALAAELGAETAEYRPAPVPAADPAAAITPETLAATVARTLPANAIVADESITSGAHLFPYCGEGVPHDWLNNRGGSIGYSMPVAVGAAVACPDRDVMCLTGDGSALYTLQSLWTMARSRLNVTAVILANRTYRILANEMSKIGAGDPTGETMPLMSLDDPAPDWVKLAEGHGVPAERVDNVAGLEAALRRAHGEAGPHLIEAVL
- a CDS encoding DUF4781 domain-containing protein: MLIAGGGGGSVSPQYPTETTPPPQETGPVIDPSDRKHYQASQGIAETGLDQSAGDLQDAENELAQLREDGASDSEIAEQLQVVVDLREEVGDAAEQAVSLEMDLENDPDQRVSAGENKTSDLAADVPEAAKPYVIDGGQRAIVAKTAPPPTQEDPTVCTATPGLEDTPLSDEPPPLTVDSDVEEAVRPVVEEAEGQSGEDAEMTAAAGNQILWSEQAGQNEDIAEALEQNATDALATYGENSTQYQLARARADAAWARTEAADWQAAQSGTQLVVDQLGEDGGSATWSAQANINEALAPLGLEWTPPEATGTLEDAQERLETIEGIATGANQAANGRTMASHELDQWVDGLPALAELQQTVDAHGQPQYVDPETHDGLAERFDEEAETADLAIAQAQSDTHLAQANVYTTQADLAVLDVRTDSAQLTLDHTEEGSEAHEAAETMLDQAEELRPTAESNLEIATAQRNLAVAKADFAELQRQRVDIERGAAMDQRERLPHLFELDYVDGGGDYHGDLRGIEFEVRDGQLYQVNDYENGEMDYQLTWEDPDILRDDATEARQRSQDWATLYPEYRAAETAVLQAESALDGRRIDQLDTEIARLEEDYRAAVRDHGEGATEPPDNIDDLPEDEAPVEVDGRWVHPDVAAADAALDAARDRRDQVGLHLDYVDFMLSQPVEAREDPEELEALYYTENEERLQQTFNSYGDNEAFGSPRTLTVGNELDGAIAGTLGAASGQDGAIAPISEEIRSVTGTTEGDTVEVTAIPLVYVDSEVGRQDSALFRVQGEDGTEYLVDDTGSRYTSLEDYQNHNYLAESGTIYLPDDLTMTRNGDGDIAFNSHQAHVKTFQERYVDPVMTGVATVATIASFTPLAPVAVPIAVGSGTYVGAVRPVQRLSDMNSHGRSILSEEGAWEMATVATAVLPMAASATRFVGLARTGGLTAMQAARGSIGALRWSDASIGRFQLQATSFAPRINQALATDNGFLATARGLDVTAMGIGAPLVGKTGWDLAVHWEDMSGFDRLNTVMSFATGVYGTGMGYLGWRATSNARNTAGPVRTFSGSEVRALTGDDFATMSVAEWRAIKPSHLAQVKRDTMATIPEILFANLTYDQTAALRPSQMRGLGEAQLQAIRPANMPAIPPGRLTYLTPDQVAAFTRRQLKALTPDQVRKFTPDQMARHTAWELSGFSVAQKAALRPIQTSKLSTFQSFSLRAGRWMSPRLTIDAPVLTGTTLLMLIPDNPVWSGIGAAASGLRGLSMAVDAWKVPATDSRLGRGLRLLNLGTFIPNIAQGTRGILSSAASGTGTFLGQTGGVMSQMGNYAYARKAGLTSLTGRAAFPLTDKVALPLYTFGSAFYTAEAFPSIAGTAAGSLFTIGSGYLGWRALWGPYKPQAPAGASTPLRERITLGVAFGGGLALFSAMGFADVFASETKQVETGGGSGDDGKSGDDSDASQGDEQGAPGAPQWPDSFDGLDDPSDLPLLVQDGERTLAGADPSDFASALRVLQPGEPVELVWLGDGRGFEWRGVDGPNAEAFGSTDPTGRVNADLENEGYPWVVVVPGDTIRRIATSRNADVVETVMLNMDHILQPDIIYPGDRIYLPESATDRSHGRPFSYA
- a CDS encoding NAD-dependent succinate-semialdehyde dehydrogenase; translation: MTSYPNTTLFIDGSWCEATGGRTLPVIDPATEETIGTVAHASREDLDRALAAADKGFAVWSNTGAFDRYKLMRKAAGLLRERADAIAAMMTAEQGKPLGQAKAETLGGADTIDWFAEEARRTYGQVIPSRAPGVTQMTIKVPVGPVAAFTPWNFPINQVVRKLCAALATGCSIIVKGPEETPASPAELIRCFVDAGIPDGVVNLVYGTPAEISEYLIPHPVIRKISFTGSTPVGKQLAALAGLHMKRATMELGGHAPVLVFDDADIDKAVSMMATHKYRNAGQVCVSPTRFLVQEAVADRFVEGFVEASKATKVGNGMDEGVAMGPLANERRIPTMEAMIQDAVDHGAKLETGGHRIGNKGYFFEPTVLTDVPTSARVMNEEPFGPLAVINRFDDAESALEEANRLDFGLAAYAFTGSSSTAHKLRSRVQAGMLTINHLGLALPEVPFGGIRDSGYGTEGGSDATEAYLDTRLVTQMD